gtttataaaaaaatatgatagcAAGTTCAAGCTTCGTACAAgacatttaaaattttaaagaagATCCTGATTAGAAcaaatttgttttgttatgaattgatgacattttttgttatataatagATTCAGCAGTATGAACATAAAGGCAGAGATCAGCAGTATGAATGTGGAGAGTTTGAAATTAGCTTTGATGATgaacaaaatcatcaacaagAATATTGGGTGGTGAAAAGTGAAAAATGCAGATGTTTTGTAGTGTTAAATCTACAAATATAAGTCAAACTTAATTGTTCCAGCCTGTCAATACTATTACAGCATGTCAAATTACTATTGGTTAATACATTTTAATGTACCAGTACATCATAATCTTTATATTGTGCAGGATTTATTCTCTTTTCCTTGTCTATTCTCTAGCAAACCAAACAAAAAGCAAAATCCATGAGGGAAGGACTACACCCTTTTTGGCACAAACGGAACTTTTCGGGctaaaatctaaaacaaattattattaattaaagtgagtGACATTAATGATCATTTTACGACTATTCCTGAGGGATTTGAACACTGTCACTTGAAGTTACAAAGTTAGACTCTTACCACTAAACTTACACTTCATGGACTAAAAACCGGCAACTAATTATGCTGAATAAGTTAAAACATAACAATGAATTGCTCTTACTCACCTTGGACTAGTATGGTAGGCCTAGTTGTAGATATTGCAGCTGAATTATCAACACTTCAATTTATCCAATATAGGACTGTCGATTGTTGTTGCTGAGATGTTTGAATTGTTTGGAAGAGGCGAATGCTCGAATTTAGGCTTCGAAGATGATATGTAGACAGCTTCCTGATACAAATCCTGCCTGATATACACAACTTTCTCTTCAAGCCTAACAATTTCCTCTTCCAAAAATGCCACTTCAGCCAGAAGTGCTAGTATCTACAATTTTTTCGACATTACAAAAACTCGGCACTTAAATTTCTTCTACATAGTCCCTTCCTTTCCAACTTAGTAATAGACAAAAGTACTAATTCAGAAAAGTACTTAAAATAGTTAAAGAGATTCATTTACTAACATATGGAGGTAGATAAGGAGGAAGACGAGGTAAAGCTCCTAAAGGTCTATTAAAAGCTCTCTCCAATACCCTATGAATATTCTCCTCATGCTTAAGCTTCTTCTTCAACCTATCTACCTAAAATTCATATAATTCAACTCAGTTTCAAATTATGACCAATACAAGGAACtgaaaaacttgaaacaaaaataGTATACATTATACAATACATACATCTTGTTGCAATGCCAACTTTCTATCTATGCTTGAAGATTTTCCACCTTTACTTGCATTTCTCAAGCTTCCTTGCATCATCTACCTTTTCATTCAAAACTAAACAAGTTAGAATCCATcaatacaaacaaaacaaaaaaatcatgaacTTTGTCTACTATTGAAGCCATTTTTCAAACACATAAAGGACAAGAATGCACACATTTTTTAAACTTCTGAATTATAGcaaatttaatcaaattttcAAGTTCTATATTTAATCAGAAAATCATCACTGAAACAAACCCAATTGTTAACTTTTGGTCAAATCCTGACATGAACAAGAACAACAGAATCTACTTTGAAGAAATACAAAAATTGAATGAAGTTCAACTCTAAATTATATACAGAAATTCCCTCTAGATCAAAGAATTTGTCCGAAGAACTCAATGAATTTCCCAAACAATATCTCACTGGACAACTTAATTGAAAATGAATAAATAGAAGTTGAGTTTCAATTTGAAAAGGAATGGAAATTGTAAAAATATAGAATCtggagaaaagagagaaaataaactTACAAATCGCACATCTAAACTTATAGAATGGAAATTGAGTTTCAATTTGAACTTACGGAGGAATTCAAAATTCCAGAAGAAAAAGGAATTCAAAAGTCCAGAAGTGAAAATCGCACATCTATTCTTATTCCAGAGTTGAAGGTTCTCGCGTCGCCGCCATGCTAGAGTATCTGGTCGGCAGAGAGAGGCGCATCGGAAGCATATGAACATAAAGGCAGAGATCAGCAGTATGAATATGGAGAGtttgaaattagtttttttttttttttttttttcggcttttcaccaccagttgaatctggttcggggtcagttctggcatcaaatggtttcagccccctcccgatcgcagttgtgggggatcgaaccgcggtcctccctaccaagttcagcaccaatcaccactgaaccaactaacgattggtagtTTGAAATTAGTTTTGATGATGAACAAATGGCGGTGAAAAGTGAAAAATGCATATGTTGTGTGGTGTTAGCTACAAATATAAGTCAAACTTAATTGTTGCGGACCGTCAATGcaaattattattgattaaTACATTTTAATGTATCAataccaatgttttaaaattcgGATCGGTGATTGACCCGGTCGAggcactgggtcactggttcactGATTTGACCAGTAAGTCACTGGTCAGACCGCACGACTATTGACCcgacttatataaaaaatttaaaatattaacttgaatttcataacaataaaatttaatgaaaaaaatttcccttcaaactttttttaataaaatttcatatatttaaaagaaaaagcaCAAAAGCGTCTCATTTTATcgttatttatttatattttgattcacatatccaaccatataatattataatttagtcaataaaaatattattatatcataatttttaattagaacaacattatttaatatattacattaaaataaaacaatgaattaaattaaataataagaaaaaaattatcaatgtatttattaatatatgccATGGTGTTTTATTTTTAAGGAATGTCATGATTGTTTATAACTAGTACTAGTATAATAGTATTAAATGTATTTCAGTAATAATGGATATCACATAAATGCAAGTGGCCTATTGGTGATTGTGATCTTGAAGTATAGAAAAGACATGTGTTCAATTCCTATATCCAACATAATaggatttttttgaaataattcaTTTCCTCTCCAAACCGGTCCGGTTCGTGCGCGGGTTTACCCGGTTCCCGGTTCAACCATCGACCCGTCCGGTTCACAGCGGTTTTCGACGGTTTAAAAGCAGAACCGGTTCTGCATGCTAACCGAGCCGGCCACCCCACCGGTTCCCGGCCCGACCAGTCCGACCGACcagtccggtccggtttttaaaactatgATCAGTACATCATAATCTTTCTATTGTACCATAAAAGTCCCcttttttaatttgtgtaatttgtCCGAAGTTACTTACATTGTGGTATGGAGGAAGTAATAgataattaatttaatcatatcatttatttataaatcttttttttaatataatttatgtaTGTGATCTTATGTGATCATAACTGGTGGTCGACATTGTGCACAATAAAAGTTTGCAAATAAGTTTTAAGATAAGATAATAATGCACTATTTTATGAGTTATTATTCTTATTTCTTATTTCTCCtatgttaatttttatatatttgactaTTTCTCTTCTTTCATGGACTTCATCATTACAACATCACCGGCCACTACCATCTCCATCACTGGCGACCGCCGCCGCCATCCCCGTCTCCATCACAGTCGTCTTTCCTTCATCATTATAGATTCACCGGCGACGAGGTCAGTCTCTGGTCGGAGTTGTTAGCAATTAAATTTGATCTTAGACTTGCTTGAAGTCTTGAATTCAAGAAAGCGTTGTGAACATAGATAACATGGATGCAATTGAGGTTCTAAGAAATGAGTTCAAACAACAACCTTCCATTCAATTCCATGTC
This portion of the Trifolium pratense cultivar HEN17-A07 linkage group LG3, ARS_RC_1.1, whole genome shotgun sequence genome encodes:
- the LOC123916627 gene encoding rho GTPase-activating protein 6-like, whose translation is MMQGSLRNASKGGKSSSIDRKLALQQDVDRLKKKLKHEENIHRVLERAFNRPLGALPRLPPYLPPYILALLAEVAFLEEEIVRLEEKVVYIRQDLYQEAVYISSSKPKFEHSPLPNNSNISATTIDSPILDKLKC